One Cohnella candidum genomic region harbors:
- a CDS encoding ANTAR domain-containing response regulator, translated as MSASIVVVDDDPIIRLDIREMLEEEGYHVAGEAKNGEEAVELVANLKPDLVIMDVKMPKMNGIKATQIIRRLQERDTSILLLTAYSQKELVQEAREAGVSAYLVKPVSEEDLIPAVEIALSQREKMASLKKDLEALKRSIDDRKLVEKAKGTLMKELALSEDEAYCKLREVSMAERIQMPQLAQRILSDGVKPWFSQKKNA; from the coding sequence ATGAGTGCGTCGATCGTCGTGGTGGATGACGACCCGATTATCCGGTTGGACATCCGTGAAATGCTCGAAGAAGAAGGCTACCACGTGGCCGGCGAGGCGAAGAACGGGGAGGAAGCGGTCGAACTGGTCGCCAACCTCAAGCCCGATCTCGTGATCATGGACGTGAAGATGCCGAAAATGAACGGGATCAAAGCGACTCAGATCATCCGCCGGCTGCAGGAACGCGACACGTCCATCCTGCTTCTGACGGCTTACAGCCAGAAGGAGCTCGTGCAGGAGGCGAGGGAAGCGGGCGTTTCGGCATATCTCGTGAAGCCGGTGTCCGAAGAGGATCTCATCCCGGCCGTGGAAATCGCGCTCAGCCAGCGGGAGAAGATGGCGTCGCTCAAAAAAGATCTCGAAGCGCTGAAGCGTTCCATCGACGATCGCAAGCTGGTGGAAAAAGCCAAAGGTACGCTCATGAAAGAACTCGCGCTGAGCGAGGACGAGGCGTACTGCAAGCTCCGGGAAGTCAGTATGGCGGAGCGGATCCAGATGCCCCAGCTGGCGCAGCGTATTCTGTCGGACGGTGTGAAGCCATGGTTCAGCCAAAAGAAAAACGCGTGA
- a CDS encoding ethanolamine ammonia-lyase reactivating factor EutA: protein MVQPKEKRVTNSGGDEERWITSVGIDIGTSTTKMIVSRLKLVRTSSALSLPRYGIAERLLSYESPIYSTPLKSTDEVDAERIWQLLEREYASAGITPRDLKSGAVIITGETANKKNARHILHLLAERSGDFVVATAGADLEGLLAGKGAGAEERSKQTRGAVANIDVGGGTANAAVFLRGRPIGTVTFHVGGRLIQVGRDGTVEAVSPSLRPWLQACGFRLEAGHKADFALLHEICEAMSRDMLDYLAGYAGADGASLSALLLGDPLVPMPAIEEWTFSGGVGELMDARKPMSLAETAAHGDVGPLLAHALKEQALRYSAIRFGRPEQTVRATVIGAGMQTTEISGATVHLDASLLPLRNLPVLKAELTPALLWQPEALSDSLRQIMSQGANLFGRENSPPFVLALSGLGSAGYTEVQRVADGLVEGFRAYFPDSRVFAAICENDIAKALGQSLERRFGSSPKVVCIDQVQVELGDYVDLGEPISGVMVPVVVKTLAFNK, encoded by the coding sequence ATGGTTCAGCCAAAAGAAAAACGCGTGACGAATTCGGGAGGGGACGAGGAGCGCTGGATTACGAGCGTCGGCATCGATATCGGGACGAGCACGACCAAGATGATCGTGAGCCGGCTCAAGCTCGTTCGCACCTCGAGCGCGCTCAGCCTCCCGCGCTACGGCATCGCGGAGCGGCTGCTCTCTTACGAAAGTCCGATTTACAGTACGCCGTTAAAGAGCACCGACGAAGTCGACGCCGAACGGATCTGGCAGCTGTTGGAGCGGGAGTACGCGTCGGCCGGGATTACGCCGCGGGATTTGAAATCCGGCGCCGTCATCATTACCGGCGAGACGGCCAACAAGAAGAATGCGCGGCACATCTTGCACCTGCTCGCGGAACGTTCCGGCGATTTCGTGGTGGCGACGGCGGGCGCCGATTTGGAAGGGCTTCTGGCCGGCAAGGGGGCCGGCGCGGAAGAGCGTTCCAAGCAGACGCGGGGCGCCGTCGCGAACATCGACGTCGGAGGAGGCACCGCGAACGCGGCAGTGTTCTTGAGGGGCCGGCCGATCGGCACCGTTACGTTCCATGTCGGCGGCCGGTTGATCCAGGTGGGCCGCGACGGAACGGTGGAGGCGGTATCCCCATCGCTCAGGCCATGGCTGCAAGCTTGCGGTTTCCGGTTGGAGGCCGGGCATAAAGCGGATTTTGCGCTGCTTCATGAAATCTGCGAGGCGATGAGCCGGGATATGCTCGATTACTTGGCGGGTTACGCCGGGGCGGACGGAGCTTCGCTGTCCGCGCTGCTGCTCGGTGACCCGTTGGTGCCGATGCCTGCGATCGAGGAATGGACATTCTCGGGCGGCGTCGGGGAATTAATGGATGCAAGGAAGCCGATGAGCTTGGCCGAGACGGCGGCACATGGCGATGTCGGGCCGTTGCTCGCCCACGCCTTGAAGGAGCAGGCGCTACGGTATTCGGCCATCCGATTCGGACGGCCGGAACAGACCGTCCGGGCGACGGTCATCGGCGCCGGGATGCAGACGACCGAAATCAGCGGCGCGACGGTCCATCTGGACGCCTCGCTGCTCCCGCTCCGCAATCTGCCCGTGCTGAAGGCGGAGCTGACGCCGGCGCTGCTTTGGCAGCCCGAAGCGTTGTCCGACTCGCTTAGGCAGATCATGAGCCAAGGCGCGAACCTGTTCGGCCGGGAAAACTCGCCGCCGTTCGTGCTCGCCTTGTCCGGCTTAGGAAGCGCGGGATATACGGAGGTTCAGCGCGTGGCTGACGGCTTGGTTGAGGGTTTCCGCGCTTATTTCCCGGACAGCCGGGTGTTCGCCGCGATCTGCGAAAACGATATCGCCAAAGCGCTGGGACAATCGCTGGAACGCCGGTTCGGAAGTTCGCCGAAAGTGGTCTGCATCGATCAGGTGCAAGTCGAGCTCGGGGATTACGTCGATCTGGGCGAACCGATCTCGGGCGTTATGGTTCCGGTCGTCGTGAAGACGCTGGCATTCAACAAGTGA
- a CDS encoding ethanolamine ammonia-lyase subunit EutB, with the protein MKLTTAVFGRTFQFKDLKEVMAKANEEKSGDQLAGIAAEDAKERMAAKLVLADLTLGDIRENPLLPPEKDEVSRVIEEAVNEKIYAEIRNWSVAELREYLLRQRTGSDEIRRISRGLTSEMAAAAAKLMTNLDLVQAASKMEVTSHCNITIGQRGVLAGRAQPNHPTDNIQGMKASLYEALSYGIGDAVLGINPVIDSADSVKAILVATKEIMEKWQIPTQNCVLAHVKTQMKAIRAGAPADMVFQSLAGTQDGNTAFGIDVALLDEADELIQREGTGTGPNLWYFETGQGSELSAEAHHGIDQVTLEARCYGLARKYKPFIVNTVVGFIGPEYLYDSKQVIRAGLEDHFMGKLQQIPMGVDVCYTNHMKADQNDMDNLAVLLAAAGVNYIIGVPMADDCMLNYQSTSYHDIATLRETMRLRPAPAFEKWLEKMGIMENGRLTELAGDPTLFM; encoded by the coding sequence TTGAAGCTGACGACAGCGGTTTTCGGAAGGACGTTTCAATTCAAGGACCTTAAAGAAGTGATGGCCAAGGCCAATGAGGAGAAATCCGGCGACCAGCTGGCGGGCATCGCGGCGGAGGACGCCAAGGAACGGATGGCGGCGAAGCTGGTGCTTGCCGACCTGACGCTTGGAGATATCCGGGAAAATCCGCTGCTCCCGCCGGAAAAGGACGAAGTGTCCCGGGTGATCGAAGAGGCGGTCAACGAAAAAATCTATGCCGAAATCCGCAACTGGTCCGTCGCCGAATTACGCGAATACCTGTTGCGGCAGAGGACCGGCAGCGATGAGATCCGGCGGATCAGCCGGGGTCTCACGAGCGAGATGGCAGCTGCGGCCGCCAAGCTGATGACGAACCTCGACCTCGTGCAGGCCGCCTCCAAAATGGAAGTGACGTCCCACTGCAATATCACGATCGGTCAAAGGGGCGTGTTGGCCGGGCGTGCGCAGCCCAACCACCCGACCGACAACATCCAGGGGATGAAGGCTTCCTTATATGAGGCGCTAAGCTACGGGATCGGGGACGCGGTGCTCGGCATCAACCCGGTCATCGACTCCGCGGACAGCGTGAAGGCGATCCTCGTCGCCACGAAGGAAATCATGGAGAAGTGGCAGATCCCGACGCAGAACTGCGTGCTCGCCCACGTCAAAACGCAGATGAAAGCGATCCGCGCCGGCGCGCCCGCCGACATGGTGTTCCAGAGCCTTGCCGGCACGCAAGACGGCAACACGGCGTTCGGCATTGACGTGGCTTTGCTTGACGAGGCGGATGAACTCATCCAACGCGAAGGCACGGGCACCGGCCCGAACCTGTGGTACTTCGAGACCGGGCAAGGCTCCGAGCTGTCCGCCGAAGCGCACCACGGCATCGACCAGGTAACGCTCGAGGCACGCTGCTACGGACTGGCCCGCAAGTACAAGCCGTTCATCGTCAACACGGTCGTCGGTTTCATCGGTCCCGAATACCTGTACGACAGCAAACAGGTGATCCGGGCCGGGCTGGAGGATCATTTTATGGGCAAGCTGCAGCAGATTCCGATGGGCGTCGACGTCTGCTACACGAACCATATGAAGGCCGACCAGAACGACATGGATAATCTCGCCGTTCTGCTCGCAGCAGCGGGCGTCAACTATATCATCGGCGTTCCGATGGCGGACGACTGCATGCTCAACTACCAATCCACCAGCTACCACGATATCGCCACGTTGCGGGAGACGATGCGGCTACGACCGGCTCCGGCTTTCGAGAAGTGGCTGGAGAAAATGGGAATCATGGAGAACGGCCGCCTGACGGAGTTGGCTGGCGATCCGACCCTCTTCATGTAA
- the eutC gene encoding ethanolamine ammonia-lyase subunit EutC — protein sequence MNPNPTIPLDQLVDKVMAELERKLASIASPATATATATAPIVPVTAATAEPVPSVFEGEPSSHVPDPKWEEGMQELLSSTPARIGVWRTGTRPLTKEILKFRCDHAAAIDSVYGTVDQALLDAFSLFSVDTKYGNTENYLKRPDMGRIVTDEGVELIRSRCKMKPQVQVVVSDGLSANAVDANMRDVYPALMDSLQSYGLSAGTPFFVRGGRVAVMDHIGEILQPEVLVLLIGERPGLVSSQSMSAYMCFRPRRGTVESDRTVISNIHRGGTPPVEAGAYIGTVLKKMLEQQTSGVNLDI from the coding sequence GTGAACCCGAACCCGACGATACCCCTCGATCAATTGGTCGACAAAGTGATGGCTGAGCTGGAGCGGAAGCTAGCGTCGATTGCCTCGCCGGCCACTGCTACTGCCACTGCTACTGCTCCAATCGTGCCCGTCACCGCTGCGACGGCTGAACCCGTCCCGTCCGTTTTCGAAGGCGAACCGAGTTCCCATGTCCCCGACCCCAAATGGGAGGAAGGCATGCAAGAGCTCCTCTCCAGCACGCCCGCCAGGATCGGCGTCTGGCGGACCGGAACGAGGCCGCTCACGAAGGAAATCCTCAAATTCCGCTGCGACCATGCCGCGGCCATCGACTCCGTGTACGGCACGGTCGACCAAGCGCTGCTGGACGCCTTCAGCCTGTTTTCGGTCGACACCAAGTACGGCAACACCGAGAACTATTTGAAACGGCCGGACATGGGCCGAATCGTCACCGACGAAGGCGTGGAGTTAATCCGAAGCAGGTGCAAGATGAAGCCGCAGGTCCAAGTGGTCGTCTCCGACGGCTTGAGCGCGAATGCGGTGGACGCCAATATGCGGGACGTATATCCAGCTCTTATGGATTCGTTGCAATCTTACGGCCTAAGCGCAGGAACCCCGTTTTTCGTACGCGGCGGCCGCGTTGCGGTGATGGATCACATCGGCGAAATCCTGCAGCCGGAAGTGCTTGTCCTGCTGATCGGTGAGAGGCCGGGTCTCGTGTCGTCGCAATCCATGAGCGCGTACATGTGCTTCCGTCCGCGCCGAGGAACGGTGGAGAGCGACCGCACGGTCATCTCCAACATCCATCGCGGCGGTACGCCTCCGGTTGAAGCGGGAGCTTATATCGGAACCGTGCTGAAGAAGATGCTCGAGCAGCAGACGAGCGGGGTCAATCTCGACATCTAG